From Phycodurus eques isolate BA_2022a chromosome 13, UOR_Pequ_1.1, whole genome shotgun sequence, a single genomic window includes:
- the basp1 gene encoding brain acid soluble protein 1 homolog: MGGKLSKKKKGYNVNDDKTKEAAEGAAPDKDIKDETAAPADANDTAPAKEVPPAAAKETEKEADAEPAEARETAAAPPKETPAAPAVKDEADAKKTEAPKAEEEPKAEEAPKDAPKDGPKDTPNSTAAPEAPPKDATVEAPNKDPSKDQSAAAPQA; encoded by the coding sequence ATGGGAGGAAAActgagcaagaagaagaagggctACAACGTCAACGACGACAAGACCAAAGAGGCAGCGGAGGGGGCGGCCCCCGACAAGGACATCAAAGACGAGACCGCCGCACCCGCGGACGCCAACGACACGGCGCCCGCCAAGGAGGTGCCGCCCGCCGCCGCCAAGGAGACAGAAAAGGAGGCCGACGCCGAGCCCGCCGAGGCCCGGGAGACTGCGGCCGCGCCCCCCAAGGAGACCCCGGCGGCCCCCGCTGTCAAAGATGAGGCCGACGCCAAAAAGACTGAGGCCCCCAAAGCTGAGGAGGAGCCCAAAGCCGAGGAGGCCCCCAAGGATGCGCCCAAGGATGGCCCCAAGGATACCCCCAACTCGACGGCAGCCCCGGAAGCTCCGCCCAAAGACGCCACCGTCGAGGCACCCAATAAGGATCCGAGCAAAGATCAAAGCGCCGCCGCCCCTCAAGCTTGA